One stretch of Nicotiana tabacum cultivar K326 chromosome 18, ASM71507v2, whole genome shotgun sequence DNA includes these proteins:
- the LOC107761024 gene encoding uncharacterized protein LOC107761024, with the protein MEQWFNKLNHTLNKKEIEEAIMICWEIWNYRNGVIWNQRTSTVDRILDKAISFINEWPNYAHGQDNEENQKWKPPDGLALKCNIDASFNLATGEARAGMVVRDRHSEFLRGRSTYIGATFSSMMAEALAVKEALSWLKLHYDDTKIELEMDSLFVKLHWIRSANQVAQALARVADSMSGSMEWNASPPSFIVDALYFDLKN; encoded by the exons ATGGAGCAGTGGTTTAACAAGCTTAATCATACATTGAACAAGAAGGAGATTGAAGAAGCAATCATGATATGCTGGGAGATTTGGAACTATAGAAATGGTGTAATCTGGAACCAAAGAACGAGTACGGTGGATCGCATACTAGATAAAGCTATTAGCTTCATCAATGAATGGCCCAATTACGCACATGGGCAGGATAACGAGGAGAATCAAAAGTGGAAACCCCCAGATGGTTTAGCCCTCAAGTGCAATATTGACGCATCTTTCAACCTTGCAACTGGTGAAGCTAGAGCAGGGATGGTTGTTCGGGATAGGCACAGTGAGTTTTTGAGAGGTAGATCGACATATATAGGGGCAACATTCAGTTCGATGATGGCAGAGGCATTGGCGGTAAAGGAAGCTCTTAGTTGGCTGAAACTTCACTACGATGACACCAAGATAGAGCTCGAGATGGATAGTCTATTTGTGAAGTTGCATTGGATAAG GTCTGCGAATCAGGTTGCTCAGGCATTAGCACGAGTGGCTGATTCTATGTCAGGCTCGATGGAGTGGAATGCTAGCCCTCCATCCTTTATTGTAGATGCTTTATATTTTGATTTGAAAAATTAA